In the Paenibacillus sp. FSL H7-0357 genome, one interval contains:
- a CDS encoding deaminase domain-containing protein: MRIIQNKHIYSGSDKNGRINDTEQKSIEHLREKYKDTPNVRGDIENISYKTICRSCNDIIDQFQKDFPNIRITRVQTLDE, from the coding sequence TTGCGGATTATTCAAAACAAACATATATATAGTGGTTCTGATAAAAATGGTAGGATAAATGATACAGAGCAGAAAAGTATTGAACATCTAAGAGAAAAGTATAAAGATACTCCAAATGTTAGAGGTGATATTGAAAATATCTCTTACAAAACAATTTGTCGAAGTTGTAATGATATTATTGATCAATTTCAAAAAGATTTTCCGAATATTAGAATTACGCGAGTGCAAACACTAGATGAATAA
- a CDS encoding SMI1/KNR4 family protein codes for MVYFKESRINKFLTSLEKGSYPMKPCTKEDLSKLINLSPTKTLPQTYLDFMNKAGNGIEFIAGSDFTMKYISDLKEGAIELLEGNKFKKKLTDIQFVFMMHQGYMFWFFNLDDKDDPAVYCYDESLELDEFNKISDTLSDFFISLYD; via the coding sequence ATGGTTTATTTCAAAGAGAGTCGTATAAATAAATTCTTGACGTCCTTAGAGAAAGGTTCTTATCCTATGAAACCTTGTACTAAGGAGGATTTATCCAAATTAATAAATTTGTCACCAACTAAGACACTGCCTCAAACTTATTTGGATTTTATGAATAAAGCTGGAAATGGTATTGAATTTATAGCTGGTTCAGATTTTACCATGAAGTATATTTCTGATTTAAAAGAAGGGGCAATTGAACTTTTAGAGGGAAATAAATTTAAAAAAAAGCTCACTGATATTCAGTTTGTATTTATGATGCATCAAGGATACATGTTTTGGTTTTTTAATTTAGATGATAAAGACGATCCGGCAGTATATTGTTATGATGAAAGTTTAGAGTTAGATGAATTTAATAAAATCAGCGATACTCTTTCAGATTTTTTTATATCTCTATACGACTGA